One region of Microbacterium rhizosphaerae genomic DNA includes:
- a CDS encoding 4-hydroxy-3-methylbut-2-enyl diphosphate reductase, whose amino-acid sequence MPRIPGRRGRLQDIPVDGRKRVLLASPRGYCAGVDRAVIAVEKALERFGAPVYVRKQIVHNIHVVTELEAQGAIFVDEVDEVPEGAHVVFSAHGVSPAVVTAAADRGLQAIDATCPLVTKVHREAVRFARDDYEILLIGHLGHEEVEGTAGEAPDHVTIVNSPDEADTVEVKDPSKVVWLSQTTLSVDETMETVRRLRDRFPELHDPPSDDICYATQNRQVAIKKVAKDADLVIVVGSANSSNSVRLVEVALEHGAKAAYRVDYADEVRQEWLDGVATVGVTSGASVPEVLVQQVLEELAGAGYRDVEQVRTAEEDLMFSLPKELRHDTAGRRDERALGGRATGAGAGA is encoded by the coding sequence GTGCCCCGCATCCCGGGGCGCCGAGGGCGCCTTCAGGATATCCCCGTGGACGGACGCAAACGCGTTCTGCTGGCCTCCCCACGGGGGTACTGTGCGGGCGTCGACCGTGCGGTCATCGCCGTCGAGAAGGCGCTCGAGCGCTTCGGTGCACCGGTGTACGTGCGCAAGCAGATCGTCCACAACATCCACGTGGTGACCGAGCTCGAGGCGCAGGGCGCGATCTTCGTCGACGAGGTCGACGAAGTGCCCGAGGGCGCGCACGTCGTGTTCAGCGCCCACGGCGTGTCGCCGGCCGTCGTGACCGCGGCAGCGGACCGGGGCCTGCAGGCGATCGACGCCACCTGCCCGCTCGTGACCAAGGTGCATCGCGAGGCCGTGCGCTTCGCCCGCGACGACTACGAGATCCTCCTGATCGGCCACCTCGGGCACGAGGAGGTCGAGGGCACCGCCGGCGAGGCGCCGGATCACGTCACGATCGTGAACTCGCCCGACGAGGCCGACACCGTCGAGGTGAAGGATCCGTCGAAGGTCGTGTGGCTGTCGCAGACCACACTCTCCGTCGACGAGACGATGGAGACGGTGCGGCGCCTGCGCGACCGGTTCCCCGAGCTGCACGATCCGCCCTCGGACGACATCTGCTACGCGACGCAGAATCGGCAGGTCGCGATCAAGAAGGTGGCGAAGGATGCCGACCTCGTCATCGTCGTCGGCTCCGCGAACTCGTCCAACAGCGTGCGCCTCGTCGAGGTCGCGCTCGAGCACGGCGCCAAGGCCGCCTATCGCGTCGACTACGCCGACGAGGTGCGCCAGGAGTGGCTCGACGGCGTCGCGACGGTCGGGGTGACGAGCGGCGCTTCGGTGCCCGAGGTGCTCGTCCAGCAGGTGCTCGAGGAGCTGGCCGGTGCCGGCTACCGCGATGTCGAGCAGGTGCGCACCGCCGAGGAGGACCTGATGTTCTCGCTGCCGAAGGAGCTGCGGCACGACACTGCCGGTCGTCGCGACGAGCGGGCGCTCGGCGGCCGCGCCACGGGTGCAGGAGCCGGCGCATGA
- the xseA gene encoding exodeoxyribonuclease VII large subunit — protein MTIFRPDHVPGEPPPADAVAPRDSSPDAPTSVARLNETIHGFVERWGSVWVEGEITSWNVRGGNVYGRIKDLGADAALSFRLWSSTLRRLPDLKVGDHVVACVKADYYVRGGDFTFTVSAMRHMGLGDQLERLERLRAQLRAEGLFDPARKKPIPFLPRCIGLITGEKSDAERDVHRNAELRWPQVRFRTAHAAVQGDRCVPETIGALKALDADPDVDVIIIARGGGDPQSLLGFSDERLLRAVAAASTPIVSAIGHENDHPLLDDVADLRASTPTDAAKRVVPDVAEQRALVAQLRARLTGRLTQRLSHDIAQLEQLRTRPALRSPESMVTSREHEIRMATARGRDIVERELDAATLRTAELRAGLRALSPGATLARGYAIALVDGDVIVRDAAQAPAGAQLVVTVGRGSLAALSEGEIVESADDER, from the coding sequence ATGACGATCTTCCGCCCCGACCACGTGCCGGGCGAGCCGCCGCCCGCCGACGCCGTGGCCCCGCGCGACTCGTCCCCGGATGCCCCGACCTCGGTCGCGCGCCTCAACGAGACCATCCACGGTTTCGTCGAGCGGTGGGGATCGGTGTGGGTCGAGGGCGAGATCACGTCGTGGAACGTGCGGGGCGGCAACGTCTACGGCCGGATCAAGGACCTCGGAGCGGATGCCGCGCTCTCCTTCCGACTCTGGTCGTCGACGCTGCGCCGCCTGCCCGATCTGAAGGTGGGCGACCACGTCGTCGCCTGTGTCAAGGCCGACTACTACGTGCGCGGCGGCGACTTCACGTTCACGGTCTCGGCGATGCGCCACATGGGGCTCGGCGACCAGCTCGAACGGCTCGAACGGCTGCGCGCCCAGCTGCGGGCGGAGGGCCTGTTCGATCCTGCGCGCAAGAAGCCGATCCCGTTCCTCCCCCGCTGCATCGGGCTCATCACCGGCGAGAAGTCGGACGCCGAGCGCGACGTGCACCGCAACGCCGAGCTGCGCTGGCCGCAGGTGCGCTTCCGCACGGCGCACGCAGCGGTCCAGGGCGATCGGTGCGTGCCCGAGACGATCGGGGCACTGAAGGCGCTGGACGCCGATCCCGACGTCGACGTCATCATCATCGCCCGCGGCGGCGGCGACCCGCAGTCCCTGCTCGGCTTCAGCGACGAGCGCCTGCTGCGTGCGGTGGCCGCCGCATCCACTCCCATCGTGAGCGCCATCGGCCACGAGAACGACCACCCGCTCCTCGACGACGTCGCCGATCTGCGCGCGTCGACGCCGACGGATGCCGCCAAGCGCGTCGTTCCGGATGTCGCCGAACAGCGCGCCCTCGTCGCGCAGCTGCGCGCGCGGCTCACCGGTCGCCTCACGCAGCGACTCTCGCACGACATCGCCCAGCTCGAGCAGCTGCGGACGCGTCCGGCCCTGCGATCGCCGGAGTCGATGGTCACATCGCGCGAGCACGAGATCCGCATGGCGACCGCGCGCGGGCGCGACATCGTGGAGCGGGAGCTGGATGCCGCGACCCTCCGCACCGCCGAGCTGCGCGCAGGCCTGCGCGCCCTGTCGCCGGGCGCGACCCTCGCGCGCGGCTACGCGATCGCGCTGGTCGACGGAGACGTCATCGTGCGGGATGCGGCGCAGGCCCCGGCCGGCGCACAGCTCGTCGTGACGGTGGGCCGCGGATCCCTCGCGGCGCTCTCCGAGGGTGAGATCGTCGAGAGCGCCGACGACGAGCGCTGA
- a CDS encoding exodeoxyribonuclease VII small subunit, whose protein sequence is MEPMTAPTEGLPDVASLSFEQARDELVRVVAELEQGAPTLEHSLALWERGEALAARCEEWLVGAKRRLDQARGAAETARTTEA, encoded by the coding sequence ATGGAACCTATGACCGCGCCGACCGAGGGCCTTCCCGACGTGGCGTCGCTCTCCTTCGAGCAGGCCCGCGACGAGCTGGTGCGCGTCGTCGCCGAGCTCGAGCAGGGTGCGCCGACGCTCGAGCACTCTCTGGCCCTGTGGGAACGGGGCGAGGCGCTCGCGGCACGGTGCGAGGAATGGCTCGTCGGCGCGAAGCGCCGGCTCGACCAGGCGCGCGGAGCGGCCGAGACCGCCCGCACGACGGAGGCATGA
- a CDS encoding DUF4245 family protein: MASGTAHPTPPAASPGAEPRGRGPRIVAELGRPETPEETAARKAESSRVYRSSQTFRNLIAALLATLAIVVVIVLSVPRGTPAAQGSIDVASVAQQVQSGYDHPVVVPHVPTSWRVNEAAIDGSDTWSIAYVPTGDKGYLRVSQAFDADTAWDAQKLSGAAPSGTIVVDGVTWTVYDIQDPSRAGNVSYAIGTKAGKDRILIYGTANPKTAAVAAEGLAQQIHDLNGAAQ; this comes from the coding sequence ATGGCATCCGGAACCGCCCACCCCACTCCACCCGCCGCTTCGCCTGGGGCGGAGCCTCGGGGGCGTGGCCCCCGCATCGTGGCCGAGCTCGGCCGCCCGGAGACGCCCGAGGAGACCGCGGCACGCAAGGCCGAGTCGTCTCGCGTCTACCGCTCGAGCCAGACCTTCCGCAATCTCATCGCGGCGCTGCTCGCGACCCTCGCGATCGTCGTCGTCATCGTCCTGTCCGTGCCCCGCGGCACGCCCGCCGCGCAGGGTTCGATCGATGTCGCCTCCGTCGCCCAGCAGGTGCAGAGCGGCTACGACCACCCCGTCGTGGTGCCGCACGTGCCGACCTCGTGGCGGGTGAACGAGGCCGCGATCGACGGCAGCGACACGTGGTCCATCGCCTATGTGCCGACGGGTGACAAGGGCTACCTGCGCGTCTCGCAGGCCTTCGACGCCGACACGGCGTGGGATGCCCAAAAGCTCAGTGGAGCGGCACCCTCGGGCACCATCGTCGTCGACGGCGTCACGTGGACGGTGTACGACATCCAGGATCCGTCGCGCGCCGGCAACGTCTCGTACGCCATCGGCACGAAGGCGGGCAAGGACCGCATCCTCATCTATGGCACCGCGAACCCCAAGACGGCCGCCGTGGCCGCGGAGGGGCTCGCGCAGCAGATCCACGACCTGAACGGAGCCGCCCAGTGA
- a CDS encoding carbonic anhydrase has translation MQRGNARFVAGEPSHPRQDVERRHDLAHTQAPRAALFGCADSRLAAEIIFDQGLGDLFVIRNAGQVVTSSVVGSLEYAVAVLNVPLIVILGHDECGAVRAAIDSTAVDAAELPANIWRLIASIVPAARRVLRETPGATAETVDAETVGREHLRDTVAELLQSSDLISRAVEEGRLAIVGANYRLAEGAVVPDITVGIATDADA, from the coding sequence ATGCAGCGCGGCAATGCGAGATTCGTCGCGGGCGAGCCCAGCCACCCCCGCCAGGACGTCGAGCGGCGGCACGACCTCGCCCACACGCAGGCGCCGCGGGCGGCGCTGTTCGGGTGCGCCGACTCGCGGCTGGCGGCCGAGATCATCTTCGACCAGGGCCTGGGCGACCTCTTCGTCATCCGCAACGCCGGTCAGGTCGTCACCTCCTCGGTCGTGGGGTCGCTGGAGTACGCCGTCGCGGTGCTGAACGTGCCGCTCATCGTCATCCTCGGCCATGACGAGTGCGGCGCCGTGCGCGCAGCCATCGACTCCACCGCCGTCGACGCCGCGGAGCTGCCGGCGAACATCTGGCGTCTCATCGCGTCGATCGTCCCGGCCGCGCGGCGCGTTCTGCGCGAGACCCCCGGCGCGACGGCGGAGACCGTGGACGCGGAGACCGTAGGCCGCGAGCACCTGCGCGACACCGTCGCAGAGCTGCTGCAGTCGTCCGACCTCATCAGCCGGGCCGTCGAGGAAGGGCGGCTCGCGATCGTGGGCGCCAACTACCGACTGGCCGAGGGCGCCGTGGTGCCCGACATCACCGTGGGCATCGCGACGGACGCGGATGCCTGA
- a CDS encoding class II fumarate hydratase, whose amino-acid sequence MTDTEYRIEHDTMGEVRVPASALYSAQTQRAVENFPISGKGLEPAQIAALARIKKAAALANKDLGVLDAGIADAIAQAADAVATGAYDDQFPVDTYQTGSGTSSNMNMNEVLATLATRILGAPVHPNDHVNASQSSNDVFPTSVHIAVTQALIDDLIPALDHLAVALEAKAELWKDAVKSGRTHLMDATPVTLGQEFGGYARQMRLGIERVRSALPRVGEVPLGGTAVGTGINTPLGFPQKVIELLATETELPITEAKDHFEAQANRDGLVEASGALRTIAVSLTKINNDLRWMGSGPNTGLGELHIPDLQPGSSIMPGKVNPVVPEAALMVCARVIGNDATIAWAGASGSFELNVAIPVMGTALLESIRLLSNAMRVLADKTIDGLQANIARAAAFAGMSPSIVTPLNKVVGYEAAAKIAKHAVAQGITVREAVIDLGYVDRGEISEEQLDDKLDLLSMTHPG is encoded by the coding sequence GTGACCGACACCGAGTACCGCATCGAGCACGACACGATGGGCGAGGTGCGGGTGCCCGCATCCGCGCTCTACAGCGCTCAGACGCAGCGCGCCGTGGAGAACTTCCCGATCTCGGGGAAGGGCCTCGAGCCGGCGCAGATCGCCGCCCTGGCCCGCATCAAGAAGGCGGCGGCGCTCGCCAACAAGGATCTCGGCGTGCTCGACGCGGGCATCGCCGACGCGATCGCCCAGGCGGCGGACGCCGTGGCGACCGGCGCGTACGACGACCAATTCCCGGTCGACACGTACCAGACCGGCTCCGGCACGTCCTCGAACATGAACATGAACGAGGTGCTCGCGACGCTGGCGACCCGCATCCTCGGTGCCCCCGTCCACCCGAACGACCACGTGAACGCCTCGCAGTCGTCGAACGACGTCTTTCCGACCTCCGTCCACATCGCCGTGACGCAGGCCCTCATCGACGACCTGATCCCCGCGCTCGACCACCTCGCGGTCGCGCTCGAGGCGAAGGCCGAGCTCTGGAAGGACGCCGTCAAGTCCGGCCGCACGCACCTGATGGATGCCACGCCCGTCACGCTCGGCCAGGAGTTCGGCGGATACGCGCGCCAGATGCGCCTCGGCATCGAGCGTGTGCGCTCGGCGCTGCCCCGTGTCGGCGAAGTGCCCCTCGGGGGCACCGCGGTCGGCACCGGCATCAACACGCCGCTCGGCTTCCCGCAGAAGGTCATCGAGCTGCTCGCCACCGAGACCGAACTGCCGATCACCGAGGCCAAGGACCACTTCGAGGCCCAGGCCAACCGCGACGGCCTCGTCGAGGCGTCCGGCGCCCTGCGCACGATCGCGGTGTCGCTCACCAAGATCAACAACGACCTGCGCTGGATGGGCTCCGGTCCGAACACGGGTCTCGGCGAGCTGCACATCCCGGATCTGCAGCCCGGTTCGTCGATCATGCCCGGCAAGGTGAATCCGGTCGTCCCCGAGGCCGCGCTCATGGTCTGCGCACGGGTCATCGGCAACGACGCGACCATCGCGTGGGCGGGCGCCTCCGGCTCGTTCGAGCTCAACGTCGCGATCCCCGTCATGGGCACCGCGCTTCTGGAGTCGATCCGACTGCTCTCGAACGCGATGCGCGTGCTCGCCGACAAGACGATCGACGGCCTCCAGGCGAACATCGCGCGTGCCGCCGCATTCGCCGGGATGTCGCCGTCCATCGTCACGCCGTTGAACAAGGTGGTCGGCTACGAGGCGGCTGCGAAGATCGCCAAGCACGCCGTCGCGCAGGGCATCACGGTGCGCGAGGCCGTCATCGACCTCGGCTACGTCGACCGCGGCGAGATCTCCGAAGAGCAGCTGGACGACAAGCTCGACCTGCTCTCCATGACCCACCCGGGTTGA
- a CDS encoding sensor histidine kinase codes for MIRASHAAAPRPLSTRARILSAILAVACVGLAVVGGVTFLVQRDRVLSEVDARLKAQVGSLETVASPAPAVSPNDSATTATEKLSTDDFSSVSDYLHAVVARLVPAQNEGSVAVIDGRARYRPSTLSGFDLSQNTQLITRAVAETARAHGTVIGTADTSQGALRYIAIPVTMSGDPESGLYIRAINLDAELSPVTASITTYGIAAVVMLAAIGLVGWFVAGRLLSPIRRLHETADAITLTDLGARIPAEGNDDISAMTRTVNSMLDRLESSVDVQRQLLDDVRHELKTPITIVRGHLELMDAADATDVDETRQLGIAELDRMTRLVDDIDLLAAVEGDQYTMVDIALDRLTARIGGMVAVIPGHTWTIESTGSGVIHGDEDRLLQAWLALADNAAKYSPPGAPIELGSSIDEHRARLWVRDHGPGIPPDMRRRVFRRFDRAGGKRSIGGSGLGLAIVEAIAKAHDGACTITDSPGGGATFSIELPRHPMVVPTPVRADSVTRREEAS; via the coding sequence GTGATCCGCGCCTCGCACGCCGCAGCTCCCCGCCCGCTCTCCACGCGGGCGCGGATCCTCAGCGCGATCCTCGCGGTCGCCTGTGTGGGGCTCGCGGTGGTGGGCGGCGTGACGTTCCTCGTGCAGCGCGACCGCGTGCTGTCCGAGGTGGACGCCCGGCTGAAGGCGCAGGTCGGGAGCCTGGAGACGGTGGCCTCGCCGGCACCGGCGGTGAGCCCGAACGACAGCGCCACGACGGCCACCGAGAAGCTGTCGACGGACGACTTCTCGTCGGTCTCGGACTACCTGCACGCCGTCGTCGCCCGGCTCGTGCCCGCGCAGAACGAGGGCTCGGTCGCGGTGATCGACGGTCGCGCGCGCTACCGGCCGTCGACCCTGTCCGGCTTCGACCTCTCGCAGAACACGCAGCTGATCACCCGCGCCGTGGCGGAGACGGCCAGGGCCCACGGCACCGTGATCGGCACGGCCGACACCTCCCAGGGTGCACTCCGGTACATCGCCATCCCGGTGACGATGTCCGGCGATCCCGAGTCGGGGCTGTACATCCGCGCGATCAACCTCGACGCCGAGCTCTCCCCGGTGACCGCGTCCATCACGACGTACGGGATCGCTGCGGTCGTCATGCTGGCCGCGATCGGTCTTGTGGGCTGGTTCGTCGCAGGACGCCTCCTCTCGCCCATCCGGCGCCTGCATGAGACGGCGGATGCGATCACCCTGACGGACCTCGGCGCCCGCATCCCCGCCGAGGGCAACGACGACATCTCCGCCATGACCCGCACGGTCAACTCGATGCTCGACCGCCTCGAGTCCTCGGTGGATGTGCAGCGCCAGCTCCTCGACGACGTGCGCCACGAGCTGAAGACGCCGATCACGATCGTGCGGGGGCACCTCGAGCTGATGGATGCCGCGGACGCCACAGATGTCGACGAGACGCGCCAGCTCGGCATCGCGGAGCTCGACCGCATGACCCGGCTCGTGGACGACATCGACCTGCTGGCCGCCGTCGAGGGCGACCAGTACACGATGGTCGACATCGCCCTGGACCGGCTGACCGCCCGCATCGGAGGGATGGTCGCCGTCATCCCCGGCCACACGTGGACCATCGAGAGCACGGGGTCGGGAGTCATCCACGGAGACGAAGACCGCCTCCTGCAAGCGTGGCTCGCCCTGGCCGACAATGCGGCGAAGTACTCGCCCCCGGGTGCCCCCATCGAGCTCGGCTCCTCGATCGACGAGCACCGGGCCCGGCTGTGGGTGCGCGACCACGGCCCCGGCATCCCGCCCGACATGCGCCGGCGCGTCTTCCGCCGGTTCGACCGTGCCGGCGGCAAGCGCTCCATCGGCGGCTCCGGCCTGGGCCTCGCGATCGTCGAGGCCATCGCCAAGGCGCATGACGGCGCCTGCACGATCACCGACAGTCCCGGTGGCGGAGCCACATTCTCGATCGAACTGCCGCGTCATCCCATGGTCGTGCCCACCCCGGTGCGGGCCGACAGCGTCACCCGCCGGGAGGAGGCATCGTGA
- a CDS encoding response regulator transcription factor — protein MTVILIAEDEPQIAAFVRRGLEHAGYQTILAEDGGDALRIALTGDVDLVLLDVGLPTLDGFEVLREIRRQNGVLPVVMLTARTSTRDTVEGLDAGASDYVRKPFTFEELLARVRSRLRDTDRGTAVVLTHGDVTLDIRSRTAVVGEREVELSAREFALAREFLRHPGEVLSREQLLSRVWGLDFDPGSNVVDVYVRYLRAKFGHDRIATVRGVGYRWD, from the coding sequence GTGACGGTCATACTCATCGCCGAGGACGAGCCGCAGATCGCGGCCTTCGTCCGCCGCGGCCTCGAGCACGCCGGCTACCAGACGATCCTCGCCGAGGACGGCGGCGATGCGCTGCGCATCGCCCTCACCGGCGACGTCGACCTCGTGCTGCTCGACGTCGGGTTGCCGACGTTGGACGGGTTCGAGGTCCTGCGGGAGATCCGCCGCCAGAACGGCGTCCTGCCCGTCGTCATGCTCACGGCGCGCACCTCCACGCGCGACACGGTGGAGGGGCTGGATGCGGGCGCCAGCGACTACGTCCGCAAGCCCTTCACGTTCGAGGAGCTCCTCGCGCGGGTGCGCTCGCGCCTGCGCGACACCGACCGCGGCACCGCCGTGGTGCTCACCCACGGGGACGTCACGCTCGATATCCGCTCCCGGACCGCCGTCGTCGGAGAACGCGAGGTCGAGCTGTCCGCACGCGAGTTCGCCCTGGCGCGGGAGTTCCTGCGGCATCCGGGCGAGGTCCTCAGTCGTGAACAGCTGCTCAGCCGCGTCTGGGGCCTCGACTTCGACCCCGGATCCAATGTCGTCGACGTCTACGTGCGGTACCTGCGCGCCAAGTTCGGCCACGACCGGATCGCGACGGTCCGCGGCGTGGGCTACCGGTGGGACTGA
- a CDS encoding PhoH family protein, protein MVDDVAGDDITQDEGLRTYVLDTSVLLSDPRAFFRFAEHSVVIPVVVITELEGKRHDPEIGYFARQALRHLDELRIENGRLDFPVPVGDGGTLRVELTNTDASVLPAGMRLGDNDTRILAVAMNLMQDGQDVTVVSKDLPMRVKAASLGIVAEEYLAEQAIDSGWTGIASVDLSGDEMSDLYETEIGTSDDIRGVPVNTGLVIHSERGSALGRVTGEGEYRLVRGDRDVFGLHGRSAEQRIAIDLLLDPSVGIVSLGGRAGTGKSALALCAGLEAVLERQLQKRIIVFRPLFAVGGQELGYLPGDQQEKMNPWGQAVYDTLGSVVSSNVIEEVMARGILEVLPLTHIRGRSLHDAFVVVDEAQSLERNVLLTVLSRIGQNSRVVLTHDVGQRDNLRVGRHDGVASVIETLKGHDLFGHVTLVRSERSAIAALVTDLLEAGELA, encoded by the coding sequence ATCGTCGACGACGTCGCCGGAGATGACATCACGCAGGACGAAGGCCTGCGCACGTACGTTCTCGACACGTCGGTGCTGCTGAGCGACCCCCGCGCGTTCTTCCGGTTCGCCGAGCACTCGGTCGTGATCCCCGTCGTCGTGATCACCGAGCTCGAAGGCAAGCGCCACGACCCGGAGATCGGGTACTTCGCGCGACAGGCGCTGCGGCACCTCGACGAGCTGCGCATCGAGAACGGGCGCCTGGACTTCCCGGTGCCGGTCGGAGACGGCGGGACGCTGCGCGTCGAGCTCACGAACACGGATGCGTCGGTCCTGCCGGCAGGCATGCGCCTGGGCGACAACGACACCCGCATCCTCGCCGTCGCGATGAACCTCATGCAGGACGGTCAGGACGTCACGGTCGTGTCTAAGGACCTGCCGATGCGTGTGAAGGCCGCCTCGCTCGGCATCGTCGCCGAGGAGTACCTCGCCGAGCAGGCGATCGACTCGGGCTGGACCGGCATCGCCAGCGTGGACCTCTCGGGCGACGAGATGAGCGACCTCTACGAGACCGAGATCGGCACGAGCGACGACATCCGGGGCGTTCCGGTCAACACGGGCCTGGTCATCCACTCGGAGCGCGGCTCGGCGCTCGGACGTGTGACAGGAGAAGGCGAGTACCGGCTCGTGCGCGGCGACCGTGATGTCTTCGGGCTGCACGGCCGTTCGGCGGAGCAGCGGATCGCGATCGACCTTCTGCTGGACCCGAGCGTCGGAATCGTGTCGCTGGGCGGGCGCGCCGGGACCGGCAAGTCGGCGCTGGCGCTGTGCGCGGGTCTGGAGGCCGTGCTCGAGCGTCAGCTGCAGAAGCGCATCATCGTCTTCCGGCCGCTGTTCGCGGTCGGCGGCCAGGAGCTCGGCTACCTCCCCGGAGACCAGCAGGAGAAGATGAACCCGTGGGGTCAGGCGGTCTACGACACCCTGGGCTCGGTCGTCTCCTCCAACGTCATCGAAGAGGTCATGGCTCGCGGCATCCTCGAGGTGCTTCCGCTGACCCACATCCGCGGGCGCTCGCTCCACGACGCGTTCGTCGTGGTCGACGAGGCGCAGTCGCTCGAGCGGAACGTGCTGCTCACGGTGCTCAGCCGCATCGGCCAGAACTCGCGCGTGGTGCTCACCCACGACGTCGGTCAGCGCGACAACCTGCGGGTCGGACGTCACGACGGCGTCGCCTCTGTCATCGAGACGCTGAAGGGGCACGATCTGTTCGGCCACGTGACGCTGGTCCGCTCGGAGCGCTCGGCGATCGCTGCCCTCGTGACGGATCTGCTGGAGGCCGGCGAGCTCGCCTGA
- a CDS encoding aminotransferase class V-fold PLP-dependent enzyme, with protein sequence MSDLATFAASFDGEPGYLDWAAFGPLSPGVRSEVQADADLLGTGRRSSIDLVADHDREARQLLGELLGTDAEHVTLQPSTSYGLMHAFFGLEGGLLVARSEFPSLTITAARAVALTGRATLDLFDPEDGFVTPDSIRDALTDQTTAVAVSLVDFRTGYRADLGAIRDVIGDRLLIVDAIQGFGVIEAEYEAADVVCGHGYKWLRAGRGTGFASFSDIARERIAPVLSGFAAVEGDLPVDAIVPPAASVQAYGVSVLDHLAAGRLAATAREIADVGVGVIERALAERVDEVIALADGHGIPVVTPRDPARRAGIVALAPDPQDAGPLAATLANYGLVFTTRSGLIRLAPHAGTDIGTLHMLQDALGAFAASRVA encoded by the coding sequence ATGAGCGATCTCGCGACCTTCGCCGCGTCCTTCGACGGCGAGCCCGGATATCTCGACTGGGCGGCGTTCGGTCCGCTCTCACCGGGCGTGCGCAGCGAGGTGCAGGCGGATGCCGACCTCCTCGGCACCGGGCGCCGATCGAGCATCGATCTGGTGGCGGACCACGACCGTGAGGCGCGGCAGCTGCTCGGCGAGCTGCTCGGGACGGATGCGGAGCACGTGACGCTGCAACCGTCGACCAGCTACGGCCTCATGCACGCGTTCTTCGGCCTCGAGGGCGGCCTGCTGGTCGCCCGGAGCGAGTTCCCGAGCCTCACGATCACCGCCGCACGCGCTGTCGCCCTCACCGGCCGTGCGACGCTCGACCTGTTCGATCCGGAGGACGGCTTCGTGACGCCGGATTCCATCCGCGACGCGCTCACCGACCAGACGACGGCCGTCGCCGTCAGCCTCGTCGACTTCCGCACCGGCTACCGCGCCGACCTCGGCGCGATCCGCGACGTCATCGGCGACCGGCTGCTCATCGTCGACGCGATCCAGGGCTTCGGCGTCATCGAGGCGGAGTACGAGGCCGCCGATGTCGTGTGCGGGCACGGCTACAAGTGGCTGCGGGCGGGACGGGGGACCGGATTCGCCTCGTTCTCCGACATCGCGCGCGAGCGCATCGCGCCGGTGCTGTCCGGCTTCGCCGCTGTCGAGGGGGATCTTCCGGTGGATGCGATCGTCCCACCCGCCGCATCGGTGCAGGCGTACGGCGTGTCCGTCCTGGACCACCTCGCCGCGGGCCGCCTCGCAGCCACGGCCCGGGAGATCGCCGACGTGGGTGTCGGTGTCATCGAGCGTGCGCTCGCCGAGCGCGTGGACGAGGTCATCGCGCTCGCGGACGGACACGGCATCCCGGTCGTCACTCCCCGTGACCCGGCGCGGCGAGCCGGAATCGTCGCGCTCGCCCCCGATCCGCAGGATGCCGGGCCGCTGGCCGCCACGCTCGCGAACTACGGCCTGGTGTTCACGACGCGGTCCGGGCTCATCCGGCTCGCACCGCACGCGGGCACCGACATCGGCACGCTCCACATGCTGCAGGACGCACTCGGCGCGTTCGCCGCCTCACGCGTCGCCTGA